From Solanum lycopersicum chromosome 4, SLM_r2.1:
TTTTAAGTAGTTTATTTTTTCCACGTGCATCTTTCTAGGATATTATTGTTTGCTTGACATCAAGTAGCTATATCAGCCTGTAAGCTCTTTAAGTCTAGTTATCCTGATAATAGATTCAGTGTTGTGGCAGATATGGGATTTGACTGCAGGGAAGCTTTTACACGATTTCAAATGTCATGAAGGAAAAATTCAGTGCATAGACTTTCATCCTCATGAGTTCTTATTGGCTACAGGTTAGATAAAGCTTTGACTTACTGCTACAATGTTCTTCTTAATTGAAGGTCATCTTTCTTGTTGTCTTGTAAATCCTCCTGTAACTTTTGTTGTATTTCTGAAATGAGTTCGCTGATGCATTCTATGATCTATGTAGAACTTGAATCTAGTGGCAACCTAAAACTTTTGCATGATGATATTCTTATTAAAGATTAGGATAACCAAACATTTTATCAAGAAATGACAAGTTGAGAAGAGTATTCTCATGATGATATTCTTATTAAAGATTAGGATAACCAAACATTTTATCAAGAAATGACAAATTGAGAAGAGTATACTCATCTATCTGAACATATGACTAGATTTGATAAGTCTTGCTATTGAATATTGATTAATAACTTTATCCGCcattattattttcaatcttattttcatattttttgttcttatCTCCAGTATAAGTGCTTTCCTCTCCAATCAGATCTGTGACTTCTATCTTGGGGATCTATAGAACTGCTTTGTCTACTTATATAAGAATCTGTTTTTCATGTAAGTACTTACATAAAAAGTATATAGAAATGCTTTATCTCATTGTGGTGCATGTTTTTAGGGGAGTTCGTACCTGATGAATAAGGTTTTCATATGAACATCGCATGCTCCATGAAACAATACTCTCTTGCTTCCTCATAGTTGAGTTTTCCTTCTCTAACCAAAATATAGGAAAGCCAAACATCAGTGCCCTGTTCCCTAGTGTGGAAACTAGTAATTAGTGTTAATCTAGCTTTGGGATTTCCTGCAGTGTTTCTTGTGAAAATATACCAGGAACCCCATACTAAAAGTGATGTATATTTTTGTATCGAATTattgggaattaagttttagCTTTCTTTTTCGTGATTCAAATTTGCAGTTGGGAAAGAGGGAGGGGGAACCAAAATAGGAGGGTACTGTAATCTGTATTTAGGTTTTGAGAAAGTATAAGGTGATAACTAATTGAAGCCTGCATCTTCAGGTTGCTGGTGCTGATTACACAACCGAATTCAGGGGGTGTTGGGGGTTAGTGTGTGTGAGGATTGAAGAAAGGgatcaaattaattataaaagagTCCCCAAGAGCTGGGCTTGGAGGCCCTTACgcctttatttatatataataggtGAAAATTAGATAGTTGTATGTAGAATTAGCCAAATCGTCTGAAGCATGAACAGAATCGCCTTCCTTCTTGTGTCTTATCACGAACGCTGTCAGATGCCTTACTATTtgttcatggtttttgcataaCCAGGTTCTGCTGACAAGACAGTTAAGTTCTGGGACCTTGAATCTTTTGAACTCATAGGTTCTGCTGGACCTGAGGTTTGTTGGGTTCTTCTCTTTGATTTCCCTTTTCTCATTGCAGTACCACTGCTGAGTGTTTCTCATGTATTTGGAAACTGTATGCATTGTCagtatagtaaaaaaaattgttttatctGAAATCTAGACAACAGGAGTGCGTTCCATGGCCTTCAATACTGATGGAAGAACCCTTCTTTGTGGTTTACATGAGAATTTGAAGGTAGGCATGCATTTTCTGTTTTTAGAAATGattttgttaaatatatttgGTGCTTAGTCCATCTCCTAAAGAAAGTAGTCCTTCTTTGTAGGTTTTCTCATGGGAACCAATTAGGTATCATGATACAGTAGATGTTGGATGGTCTACATTGTCTGATCTAAGTATTCATGAAGGAAAACTTCTTGGATGTTCTTATAATCAAAGTTGTGTTGGAGTGTGGGTTGTCGATATTTCGGTAATAGTCACCTTTTTCCATTGAAGTTGTCTATTTGATGTCTTGCTTCTTCTGAAATTTCTAAGTAATGTCACACTTCGTCATGCTTGCCTCTTGCAGTGTCTTGAACCATACACAATGGATAGTTCTACACCATCCAATGGTCACTCAGCAGCAAAATCCAATTTAAGAGTGAATCTATCCACTTCAGCTGAGGATAATACAGATGCAAGTTGTCGGGGACAATTAATTTCACAAAACTCTGATCTTGTGAAAGAGTCTAAGTCATTCAGAAGACTTTCTTTGTCACAAAACATGGTTCTTCAGAGGGATTCTGCTGCTCTTACTAGTATGCTACTCTTATGTTTTTCATGTTTCCCTTGCCTTAACATTATTAGCTTGGCACCTTATCTTAAGTTCTTACTCTGCTTCTTTAATTCCCCATTTACTACTTATTCTTTTAACTCCTGGCCTTTGATTAGCTTCCTTTGCTCAAGTTTGATTGCCAGAATATCTTCTTACGTTTGCACTTATCTTCTGAATGAAGCTATCACAGATACTCCTGGCACCACACAAAAAGTAAATCTCAGTACTGGTCCAAAGGCACCTCCATTCAGCTCAAGAGCAGTTCCTAATACAACGGGTGTAAAGAGGAATTCAGCAAAAACCCAGTCAACAGAAAATGGCTCTATTGTCAATAAGGAGATTATACCTGTTCTTGTCCCAAGAAATAATGAAAGAACAGAGCTTGCCTCTGAATGCAGGAAAGGAGGAGTTGCAGGAAGGGAAATTCCACAAAGATTGCAGCCAAAAGTATCTGATTGGAAGTCTCCTACTACCAACGAAGACCTCGGGAGGCCAACTTCTGCAGCGCAGTCTGAAGTTGAAGTGCCTAAGGCTATTGAAAGTAGTAGCCCTGCAGACAGGAACAATTTTCCTTCTGTTAAATGCTCAATATTTGAAACTGCTGCAACTGAGAGAAGTGTGAATGATGACACGAATTTAGTTTCCACAAAACTTGATATCAATACAGCACATGAGCCACTCTCCAGTCACCCAATTGAAAATTGTGCGTATTCACTTGtgtcctattttttttatattgtcttTACCTTTTCTGCTTCTATGCTTTTGTGTGTTGTGGGTTGTTTTTAGGCATTGTGAGGTATGATTTTTGAACAAGAAAGGTTTTAAGGTATATTATGCCGGGCAGTATCAATTATGTATGTGCCGTCTAATTAGATCTAGAATTTTAGCACCATATTTGTGGGTTAAGTTGCACATATATACTTCTAAGTTGGATTCTATGTTTCATTTGTGAAAAAAGAAGCCCGATGTTTCTTCTCCTGTTTGGTTCTCAGTGGTTATGTGAAGTGGTAGTATACCAGTAAATTTCATCAACTTGCAGCCAAAGGAATAGTATAAGGGGTGTAAAGGAAATTAATATCTTTTGTGGTGTGTGTATGGATATATCTACTcacgtgtgtgtgtgtgtgtgtcttgCCTTTtcatgtaataatttttttgccttgatatttttcattcttttacacttattttttgagaatgtacTTCACTATCTATGTCAGTCACTTCAATAGCCTTACTTGAACTTTATTTGGGTTTGAGTTTCTTATTTGCTCACTAGTTCAAGTGATCATCACCATAATTGCTGTGGAAGGGAAATAGCTTAATTGTTTAATCCGTTGCTTTATTCATTTCTGTATTTCTCCCATAAATTATCACTGTCTTCTACTCAGTACAATTTCTTAAAAGACCTGTTCTGTGTTTAACTTTATTTGTATTTCACCTTGTCTTTAGAATAATATGAATTAActgtattattaatacttacCCTTTGTACCAGATGAAGCCCGTGGAAATATTCTTAATAGGAAACCTTATTCCATGCTAGGTCAACAAAGAGGTAGAACTCTTTTTACTGCTATTGGTGCACTTCTAAATTATGGTTGTCTCATGCATTGAATTTGGAAAATTAGGTAGGACACGATCTACTATTGCAAACTGGGAAAAGAGAGATAAAGTTCCTGGATACGAGGGTCTTGCTCCCTGCATTGCTGGGGCGGTACCTGCTCCAGATGTGGTTCCCACCAATGTGGTATGAGTCGATTCTGcgtttttccttatttgttatTCCAACTGTTACTGCATATTGAGATTTTCCCATTTAACAATATTAATCATTTGTTGCTAATTTTAATGATGGTTATTTAAAGAATGTGGAAGCATTTCAGTATTTTCAATGTGTGATTTCAGATTTGCGATCACATACTTTTAGAAAATACTGAGATTATTTCAAGTGAAATTAGCACTTCACAATCATGGAAAAGGATAGTGCAGGAACAAGGGAGAATGGGGTTTCTGTTGACAGTTAGGGGTGCACCTAAGTCTATCCTAGTCAAAACACTGCCAGGTTTGGCAAAGATTATTCTCGACTCAACATAAAACTTGAAGGTTCCCAGTGATAAagtcacaaaataaattaggcTGCAAAATAACCAACCTAACTTTTAATAATCAGAAACCCGATTTCTAATTTATCTAACCCAAATAGAAGAAGTGATGGCATGTTCATTCAAACAGGAATCTTAAGGCCGTGTGTGGCAGCTAGAATGTCACCATTGAGAGAAAAAGGAAACTAAATTCATCATCGGAACTTCCTTTTTCTTATATTCTGTTTGATCTCTATCATCATTTTTTTGGCAGATCTATTGCTGAAAAATTTTCTAGTTATTAGAAGTAGAATCTTGGACGTGATCATTATTGTAGTAGTTATACCGACTTCATAGATAGACATTCACTTTTGTGGTAGTCAATGCATTAGGACATGTGATAGCTGGAACATTGAACTGTTAATACCTAAAATAGTTTTCACATAATCTCATGATCTTTGTTGTTTCTTTCATGAATATAATAGGATAAAAGTCATttatgtgaaagttgtataaTTTCTGTCTTCCATGACACAGAATTTAACTCATCGTAATTCAAAAATCATACCTGAAAAGAGAGAAGATCCCTTATCAGCTGTAAGTGACGCGGGTACTGCTGACGATGAGGATATCATTGCTGACTTGATGGAACAGCACAAAGAATTTGTTGGCTCGATGCAATCTCGTTTGGCTAAATTACAGGTAGCAATTTTGGAGAACTTGCTAATGGTTATTAGATTCTCTTACTTGGCACCATTAAGCTTTTGCAGTCCCTTGCTACTAATTTATGTGTTTAAGACTTTAAGTCCGTTATAACTGATTCGCATCATCATAATTGATGACCTACTTGGAAGGTTTAGCTTACTCATTTTCAGAATTTCTTGCTAATTGGTAAGATATGCTGATTGGGTGGGGAGAAATTTAATCAGTTGATCTCTACCATTTGATTTGGTCTTCAAGAGTTCGCTTAATTATATCGAGTTTTTGACCTTTTGTAGGTTGTCTACCAGTACTGGAAAAGACATGATATTAAAGGGGCAGTAAGTGTAATGGAGAAGATGGCAGATCATGCTGTAAGTCTTTTGTTTTTTGTGCcctatttttaatattgatatttaCCTTTTTAACACCATATGGTTTCCATTTGCTGGCTTACACAGGTGCTTTCTGAGTTAGTGAGTTTCTTGGCAGAGAAAAATGACATTATCACATTAGAAATTTGCACATGCCTTCTACCACTTCTCACGGGGCTGCTTGAGAGCAAGTTGGATAGGTAGAACAAATTGagctttgttttccttttctttgctaacctttttgaaaattttccatgACTgacatgttttcttcttttagaCATCAAGATATTTCATTGAGTATGCTACTCAAGCTTGTTAAAGTATTTGGTTCACTGATTTATACTTCGTTGTCTACTCCAACATCAGTTGGTGTTGATATTGAGGCAGAGAAAAGGTAATTATTACATGTTTTCTTTTACTTCCTATTAATTATCTTATCTTTTTAGTTATAGTTTGAATGGTTTTATTGCTTTTTGCAACAAAAGGATGGAGCGCTACAATCTCTGCTTTATTGAACTTGAAAAAGTCAAGAGTTGTCTACCTGCTCTTTCGAGGTATGTGAAAGCACCTTAAGCCACCATCTTTAGGTCCGTGGAGAATATAAATTGCTAATATTTATCCatttctctatctttttttttgtcatttagaAGAGGAGGTTCAATTGCCAAAACTGCTCAGGAGCTGAATCTAGCACTACACGAAGTTTCATGAGTTTAGTATTATTGCATATAACACCGGAAGTAACAATGGTGTTGCTGAACTTTGAGTGACATTTGTAGATGCTGCACTGCATGCTTTTGGTACCTTGCAGAGCTAGTATCCTCTATGCAGATGCAACACTTACTACTAATTTCTTCACATTACACTTGTCATCATCGATAGTTATGGACAAACATGGTCACTGATGATTCATATTAGCCGATCCCAACTTGTTTGGGACTAAGGTGTGTTGTTGTATTGAAGGTTAAGGACAACATGCTCTAAAGATGCTGCTAATGAACCTGCTTGTTGGAGAAGAATCCATCATACTAATTCTCACCTAACcctaatatatatttgattattctTTGTAATTGTAGGTTTTGTTGTGTGAACTCATGTATCAATTGTGGTAATCAGCATACTGTGCAAGGGTGTTTAAAACTATAGCTGACTCAATTACTTGAGATTGAGACAGTGTtgattgatatattttattttgtgtctTAACTTCTCAATGAAAGAAATGATATTGGcttcataaaaaagaaaagaggttCAAAGGTTTCATGTTCGAGTCCAAAGAATgggaaaaaaatatgattagaGAGAGCTTATATCTTTAGAAGAATAGTCGGATCGATTTACTGCTTTTTTAGCATAATGCACACCAACTTTTGGTATGTACAAGTAGACACTTCAAATTGTCTAAAATTGAACATCACATAACATACGTAGAACACAATATTGTCATGTAGGATGCCTTGTAGGAAGAATGTGACTATTTGTTCAATTCTATACAAGTTTAAAAGTCTTACTTGTATATACTCAAAGTTAGAAGGCATAGATGTCAATTGAAGCGAAGGTGAAAAGTacgtttatgtattatgtctaacTTTTTGTAACCAATATACATAGATTATTAACTCATTTTACATGATCATACACACATTATCAAGTTTGGTGGACGACAATTTAGACTAATTCTTCAAAAGGTTA
This genomic window contains:
- the LOC101249258 gene encoding katanin p80 WD40 repeat-containing subunit B1 homolog KTN80.4 isoform X1, which encodes MTTTKRAYKLQEFVAHSLSVNCLKIGRKSSRVLVTGGEDHKVNLWSIGKPDAILSLSGHSSGIDSVSFDSSEVLVAAGAASGTIKLWDLEEAKIVRTLTGHRSNCISLDFHPFGEFFASGSLDTNLKIWDIRRKGCIHTYKGHTRGVNTIRFTPDGRWVVSGGEDRSVKIWDLTAGKLLHDFKCHEGKIQCIDFHPHEFLLATGSADKTVKFWDLESFELIGSAGPETTGVRSMAFNTDGRTLLCGLHENLKVFSWEPIRYHDTVDVGWSTLSDLSIHEGKLLGCSYNQSCVGVWVVDISCLEPYTMDSSTPSNGHSAAKSNLRVNLSTSAEDNTDASCRGQLISQNSDLVKESKSFRRLSLSQNMVLQRDSAALTTITDTPGTTQKVNLSTGPKAPPFSSRAVPNTTGVKRNSAKTQSTENGSIVNKEIIPVLVPRNNERTELASECRKGGVAGREIPQRLQPKVSDWKSPTTNEDLGRPTSAAQSEVEVPKAIESSSPADRNNFPSVKCSIFETAATERSVNDDTNLVSTKLDINTAHEPLSSHPIENYEARGNILNRKPYSMLGQQRGRTRSTIANWEKRDKVPGYEGLAPCIAGAVPAPDVVPTNVNLTHRNSKIIPEKREDPLSAVSDAGTADDEDIIADLMEQHKEFVGSMQSRLAKLQVVYQYWKRHDIKGAVSVMEKMADHAVLSELVSFLAEKNDIITLEICTCLLPLLTGLLESKLDRHQDISLSMLLKLVKVFGSLIYTSLSTPTSVGVDIEAEKRMERYNLCFIELEKVKSCLPALSRRGGSIAKTAQELNLALHEVS
- the LOC101249258 gene encoding katanin p80 WD40 repeat-containing subunit B1 homolog KTN80.4 isoform X2, giving the protein MTTTKRAYKLQEFVAHSLSVNCLKIGRKSSRVLVTGGEDHKVNLWSIGKPDAILSLSGHSSGIDSVSFDSSEVLVAAGAASGTIKLWDLEEAKIVRTLTGHRSNCISLDFHPFGEFFASGSLDTNLKIWDIRRKGCIHTYKGHTRGVNTIRFTPDGRWVVSGGEDRSVKIWDLTAGKLLHDFKCHEGKIQCIDFHPHEFLLATGSADKTVKFWDLESFELIGSAGPETTGVRSMAFNTDGRTLLCGLHENLKVFSWEPIRYHDTVDVGWSTLSDLSIHEGKLLGCSYNQSCVGVWVVDISCLEPYTMDSSTPSNGHSAAKSNLRVNLSTSAEDNTDASCRGQLISQNSDLVKESKSFRRLSLSQNMVLQRDSAALTTITDTPGTTQKVNLSTGPKAPPFSSRAVPNTTGVKRNSAKTQSTENGSIVNKEIIPVLVPRNNERTELASECRKGGVAGREIPQRLQPKVSDWKSPTTNEDLGRPTSAAQSEVEVPKAIESSSPADRNNFPSVKCSIFETAATERSVNDDTNLVSTKLDINTAHEPLSSHPIENYEARGNILNRKPYSMLGQQRGRTRSTIANWEKRDKVPGYEGLAPCIAGAVPAPDVVPTNVNLTHRNSKIIPEKREDPLSAVSDAGTADDEDIIADLMEQHKEFVGSMQSRLAKLQVVYQYWKRHDIKGAVSVMEKMADHAVLSELVSFLAEKNDIITLEICTCLLPLLTGLLESKLDRHQDISLSMLLKLVKVFGSLIYTSLSTPTSVGVDIEAEKRMERYNLCFIELEKVKSCLPALSRGGSIAKTAQELNLALHEVS